In the Halichoerus grypus chromosome 4, mHalGry1.hap1.1, whole genome shotgun sequence genome, one interval contains:
- the PCDH8 gene encoding LOW QUALITY PROTEIN: protocadherin-8 (The sequence of the model RefSeq protein was modified relative to this genomic sequence to represent the inferred CDS: inserted 2 bases in 2 codons; substituted 1 base at 1 genomic stop codon): protein MKFNSSLFGVCEGDGQRTVRNAGSDQEXLHSQAPQCVLVFDVVNFSQEQFRLVHMEVEVRDINDHAPRFPRAQIPVEVSEGAAVGTCILLEVLVDXDVGASGLQSVRLAEPHSPFRVELQTRADGAQCADLVLLQELDRESQAAYSLELVAQDDGRPPRSATAALSLRVLDANDHSPAFPQGAVAEVELAEDAPVSSLLLDLDAADPDEGPNGDVVFAFAARTPPEARRLFRLDPRSGRLTLAGPVDYERQDTYELDVRAQDRGPGTRASACKVIVRVHDVSDNAPDITITPLAAPGAPAPLPSPPPLSRVHMRPPTRSGTPEAGAVSLVPEGAARESLVALVSTSDRDSGANWQVRCALYAQEHFRLQPAYAGSYLVVTAASLDRERIAEYNLTLLAEDRGAPPLXRVSDENDNAPVFTRRVYEVSVCENNPPGAYLATVAARDPDPGRNGQVTYRLLEAEVGRALRLGGPHHWGAERTTVL, encoded by the exons ATGAAGTTCAATAGCTCACTGTTCGGGGTGTGCGAGGGCGACGGGCAGCGGACCGTTAGGAACGCGGGCTCGGACCAGGAGTAGCTGCACAGCCAGGCACCACAGTGTGTGCTGGTCTTTGACGTGGTCAACTTCTCGCAGGAGCAGTTCCGGCTGGTGCACATGGAGGTGGAGGTGAGGGACATCAACGACCATGCGCCGCGCTTCCCGCGGGCCCAGATCCCCGTGGAGGTGTCCGAGGGCGCAGCTGTGGGCACGTGCATCCTGCTGGAGGTGCTTGTGG GAGACGTGGGGGCCAGCGGGCTGCAGAGCGTGCGCCTGGCCGAGCCTCACAGTCCCTTCCGCGTGGAACTGCAGACGCGCGCGGACGGCGCCCAGTGCGCGGACCTAGTGCTGCTACAGGAGCTGGACCGCGAGAGCCAGGCCGCCTACAGCCTGGAGCTGGTGGCCCAGGACGACGGCCGCCCGCCGCGCTCCGCCACGGCCGCCCTCAGCTTGCGAGTGCTGGACGCCAACGACCACAGCCCGGCCTTCCCGCAGGGCGCCGTGGCCGAAGTGGAGCTGGCGGAGGACGCTCCCGTGAGCTCGCTGCTGCTCGACCTGGACGCGGCCGACCCCGACGAGGGCCCCAACGGCGACGTGGTGTTCGCCTTCGCGGCCCGCACCCCGCCCGAGGCGCGCCGCCTCTTCCGCCTGGACCCGCGCTCGGGCCGCCTCACCCTGGCAGGACCGGTGGACTACGAGCGCCAGGACACCTATGAGCTGGACGTGCGGGCCCAGGACCGCGGTCCCGGGACCCGGGCTTCCGCCTGCAAGGTCATCGTGCGCGTCCACGACGTCAGTGACAACGCTCCGGACATCACCATCACTCCGCTGGCCGCCCCGGGCgcacctgcccctctcccttcgcCGCCACCGCTTTCGCGGGTGCACATGCGACCTCCAACCCGGTCCGGGACGCCAGAGGCCGGCGCCGTGTCTCTGGTGCCAGAGGGGGCGGCGCGCGAGAGCCTGGTGGCGCTGGTCAGCACCTCGGACAGAGACTCGGGCGCCAACTGGCAGGTGCGCTGCGCCCTCTACGCGCAGGAGCACTTCCGTCTGCAGCCGGCCTACGCGGGCAGCTACCTGGTGGTGACCGCGGCGTCGCTGGACCGCGAGCGCATCGCCGAGTACAACCTGACGCTGTTGGCTGAGGACCGCGGCGCGCCCCCGC CGCGCGTGAGTGACGAGAACGACAACGCGCCAGTCTTCACACGGCGGGTCTACGAGGTGTCCGTGTGTGAGAACAACCCGCCCGGCGCCTACTTGGCCACGGTGGCCGCCCGGGACCCCGACCCGGGCCGCAACGGCCAGGTCACCTACCGGCTGCTGGAGGCTGAAGTGGGTCGCGCCCTACGTCTCGGTGGACCCCACCACTGGGGAGCTGAGCGCACGACGGTGCTTTGA